In a genomic window of Cyclopterus lumpus isolate fCycLum1 chromosome 13, fCycLum1.pri, whole genome shotgun sequence:
- the zgc:114130 gene encoding mRNA decay activator protein ZFP36 isoform X2, which yields MPSFPRNQFADLEEMMCKLLNLDLREQTRSPPSLSDAMRTPGCIGQPRSNTSFSLSSLSCLPTDPSDNVFLTANQWGQQQPESPLPTQLINSSEWGKSGFLAQRSLSMVETSSTTAASLGWLGTDMTHSQSDISPTALSTSSSSVSSSSSRYKTELCRSFTESGLCKYGGKCQFAHGLDELRDLNRHPKYKTEPCRTFHTIGFCPYGIRCHFVHNNEEEEIKQALSRCSSSSSLCIPQQPPSSFRSHRPPLVRQSFSFAGFPSAPQQALQPALPAHPPVTASFTRAPSASPPSCADITDLLSHAFLEMDSAFEASPVHQYQAPIGQATATDPQSPFLPSPDSGCSPSGLSPTASPSQRQSPNATGVFLGPLGARSLSSTSLSDQDQDGSSSASSLSGSESCGGITDVNGRRLAVFSQLSVPEDATGFCF from the exons ATGCCGTCTTTCCCCCGCAACCAGTTTGCTGACCTGGAAGAGATGATGtgcaag TTACTGAATCTTGACTTAAGGGAGCAGACCCGATCACCACCATCCCTCAGTGACGCCATGAGAACACCAGGTTGCATTGGTCAGCCACGTAGCAACACGTCGTTTTCCCTATCGTCTCTCTCCTGCCTCCCCACTGATCCTTCAGACAATGTATTTCTGACCGCCAACCAATGGGGGCAGCAGCAACCAGAAAGCCCTCTGCCCACCCAGCTCATTAATTCCTCAGAGTGGGGAAAGTCAGGCTTCCTCGCCCAGCGCTCCCTCAGCATGGTGGAGACCAGCAGCACCACAGCAGCAAGTCTTGGCTGGCTGGGGACTGACATGACACACTCCCAAAGTGACATCAGCCCCACTGCACTGAGCACTAGCTCCTCATccgtttcctcttcctcatctcgcTACAAGACTGAACTGTGTCGATCTTTCACTGAGAGCGGCCTGTGCAAGTATGGTGGCAAGTGCCAGTTTGCCCACGGGCTGGATGAGCTGCGGGATCTTAACAGACATCCAAAATACAAAACTGAGCCGTGCCGTACGTTTCACACCATCGGCTTCTGCCCCTACGGGATCCGCTGCCACTTTGTCCACaacaacgaggaggaggaaattaAACAAGCCCTCTCCCGttgctcctcgtcctcttccttaTGCATTCCCCAACAGCCACCTTCCTCTTTCCGCTCGCACAGACCTCCTCTTGTTAGACAGAGCTTCAGCTTTGCTGGGTTTCCCTCTGCTCCCCAGCAAGCCCTTCAGCCTGCCCTTCCTGCTCACCCTCCTGTCACTGCTTCTTTCACTCGCGCTCCATCggcctctcctccttcctgcgCTGACATTACTGACCTTCTTTCTCATGCCTTCCTGGAGATGGACTCTGCCTTTGAGGCCTCCCCTGTCCACCAGTACCAGGCCCCCATAGGCCAGGCCACCGCAACAGACCCCCAGTCTCCATTCCTGCCTTCCCCAGACTCCGGCTGTTCTCCAAGTGGGCTGTCTCCGACTGCTTCACCTTCCCAGAGGCAGAGTCCAAATGCTACCGGGGTCTTTCTAGGGCCACTGGGTGCACGGTCCctgtcctccacctctctgtcaGACCAGGACCAGGATGGAAGTAGCTCTGCTAGCTCGCTCAGTGGCTCTGAATCCTGCGGAGGCATTACTGATGTCAACGGCAGACGTCTGGCTGTATTCAGTCAGCTCTCTGTTCCTGAGGATGCTACTGGGTTCTGCTTTTAG
- the bloc1s3 gene encoding biogenesis of lysosome-related organelles complex 1 subunit 3 isoform X1, which produces MSSGYQIVVQGEASETDSDDEVYITSMSTPQIATVGAKVPGEASETDSDGEEEQTDRASSLIQESAHILRRDLPPLIVVRDHPDIQSIVEDRPSPTHRPQGDTLLQQKLQESNSRLYSDIGQMVRQVYGSASREVYSATAQLNTSQSAIINASHSIRLILDDLKAVSEKIDIITSCQILPDININNQNNHTTPVP; this is translated from the exons ATGTCCAGCGGGTACCAGATCGTGGTGCAGGGTGAGGCCTCGGAGACAGACTCTGATGACGAAGTCTACATCACCTCCATGTCCACTCCCCAAATTGCCACAGTCGGAGCCAAG GTTCCTGGGGAGGCATCTGAAACAGACAGTGATGGTGAGGAGGAGCAGACCGACCGAGCCTCCTCACTGATCCAGGAGAGCGCCCACATACTCAGGAGAGACCTGCCTCCTCTTATTGTAGTCAGAGACCATCCTGATATACAGTCCATAGTGGAAGACCGGCCAAGtcccacacacagaccacaaG gtGACACGCTTTTACAACAGAAGCTGCAGGAATCGAACAGTCGGCTGTATTCTGACATTGGACAGATGGTACGGCAGGTTTATGGCAGTGCCAGTAGAGAG GTTTACAGTGCAACAGCTCAGCTAAATACTTCGCAGAGTGCCATCATCAATGCGTCCCACAGCATCAGATTAATCCTGGATGACCTGAAGGCTGTCTCCGAAAAGATTGACATCATCACCAGCTGTCAAATACTGCCCGATATTAACatcaataatcaaaataatCACACTACTCCTGTaccctaa
- the zgc:114130 gene encoding mRNA decay activator protein ZFP36 isoform X1 — protein sequence MPSFPRNQFADLEEMMCKQLLNLDLREQTRSPPSLSDAMRTPGCIGQPRSNTSFSLSSLSCLPTDPSDNVFLTANQWGQQQPESPLPTQLINSSEWGKSGFLAQRSLSMVETSSTTAASLGWLGTDMTHSQSDISPTALSTSSSSVSSSSSRYKTELCRSFTESGLCKYGGKCQFAHGLDELRDLNRHPKYKTEPCRTFHTIGFCPYGIRCHFVHNNEEEEIKQALSRCSSSSSLCIPQQPPSSFRSHRPPLVRQSFSFAGFPSAPQQALQPALPAHPPVTASFTRAPSASPPSCADITDLLSHAFLEMDSAFEASPVHQYQAPIGQATATDPQSPFLPSPDSGCSPSGLSPTASPSQRQSPNATGVFLGPLGARSLSSTSLSDQDQDGSSSASSLSGSESCGGITDVNGRRLAVFSQLSVPEDATGFCF from the exons ATGCCGTCTTTCCCCCGCAACCAGTTTGCTGACCTGGAAGAGATGATGtgcaag CAGTTACTGAATCTTGACTTAAGGGAGCAGACCCGATCACCACCATCCCTCAGTGACGCCATGAGAACACCAGGTTGCATTGGTCAGCCACGTAGCAACACGTCGTTTTCCCTATCGTCTCTCTCCTGCCTCCCCACTGATCCTTCAGACAATGTATTTCTGACCGCCAACCAATGGGGGCAGCAGCAACCAGAAAGCCCTCTGCCCACCCAGCTCATTAATTCCTCAGAGTGGGGAAAGTCAGGCTTCCTCGCCCAGCGCTCCCTCAGCATGGTGGAGACCAGCAGCACCACAGCAGCAAGTCTTGGCTGGCTGGGGACTGACATGACACACTCCCAAAGTGACATCAGCCCCACTGCACTGAGCACTAGCTCCTCATccgtttcctcttcctcatctcgcTACAAGACTGAACTGTGTCGATCTTTCACTGAGAGCGGCCTGTGCAAGTATGGTGGCAAGTGCCAGTTTGCCCACGGGCTGGATGAGCTGCGGGATCTTAACAGACATCCAAAATACAAAACTGAGCCGTGCCGTACGTTTCACACCATCGGCTTCTGCCCCTACGGGATCCGCTGCCACTTTGTCCACaacaacgaggaggaggaaattaAACAAGCCCTCTCCCGttgctcctcgtcctcttccttaTGCATTCCCCAACAGCCACCTTCCTCTTTCCGCTCGCACAGACCTCCTCTTGTTAGACAGAGCTTCAGCTTTGCTGGGTTTCCCTCTGCTCCCCAGCAAGCCCTTCAGCCTGCCCTTCCTGCTCACCCTCCTGTCACTGCTTCTTTCACTCGCGCTCCATCggcctctcctccttcctgcgCTGACATTACTGACCTTCTTTCTCATGCCTTCCTGGAGATGGACTCTGCCTTTGAGGCCTCCCCTGTCCACCAGTACCAGGCCCCCATAGGCCAGGCCACCGCAACAGACCCCCAGTCTCCATTCCTGCCTTCCCCAGACTCCGGCTGTTCTCCAAGTGGGCTGTCTCCGACTGCTTCACCTTCCCAGAGGCAGAGTCCAAATGCTACCGGGGTCTTTCTAGGGCCACTGGGTGCACGGTCCctgtcctccacctctctgtcaGACCAGGACCAGGATGGAAGTAGCTCTGCTAGCTCGCTCAGTGGCTCTGAATCCTGCGGAGGCATTACTGATGTCAACGGCAGACGTCTGGCTGTATTCAGTCAGCTCTCTGTTCCTGAGGATGCTACTGGGTTCTGCTTTTAG
- the trappc6bl gene encoding trafficking protein particle complex 6b-like has translation MADESLFDFLHMEIVSHIYREQQSSKEEMDNKDRAVCVSVLESMGFRVGQGLIERLTRDSPSFKDELDVMKFVCKDFWTKVFKRQIDNLRTNHQGTYVLQDNTFSLLTQLSNGKQYLDQAPKYLAFSCGIVRGALSNLGLDSVVTAEVSVMPSCKFQVVVQKL, from the exons ATGGCAGACGAGTCTCTGTTCGACTTTCTCCACATGGAGATCGTGTCACATATTTACAGGGAGCAGCAATCCAGTAAAGAAGAGATGGACAACAAG GATAGAGCTGTCTGCGTTTCTGTCCTTGAAAGCATGGGCTTCAGGGTAGGACAAGGACTCATTGAGAG GTTGACCAGGGACTCTCCCAGCTTCAAAGATGAGTTGGATGTAATGAAATTTGTCTGTAAAGACTTCTGGACAAAGGTGTTCAAGAGGCAGATTGACAACCTCAGAACAAACCATCAG GGTACGTATGTCCTGCAGGACAACACGTTTTCGCTGCTGACTCAGCTCTCCAATGGAAAACAGTACCTGGATCAAGCTCCCAAG TACCTTGCTTTTTCATGTGGCATTGTGAGAGGAGCTCTGTCTAACCTCGGTCTGGACAGCGTGGTGACAGCTGAAGTCTCTGTTATGCCGTCCT GTAAATTCCAAGTGGTGGTCCAAAAGTTGTGA
- the bloc1s3 gene encoding biogenesis of lysosome-related organelles complex 1 subunit 3 isoform X2 produces MTKSTSPPCPLPKLPQSEPRLSCIAMCLIATEIKVPGEASETDSDGEEEQTDRASSLIQESAHILRRDLPPLIVVRDHPDIQSIVEDRPSPTHRPQGDTLLQQKLQESNSRLYSDIGQMVRQVYGSASREVYSATAQLNTSQSAIINASHSIRLILDDLKAVSEKIDIITSCQILPDININNQNNHTTPVP; encoded by the exons ATGACGAAGTCTACATCACCTCCATGTCCACTCCCCAAATTGCCACAGTCGGAGCCAAGGTTGTCTTGCATTGCTATGTGTTTGATCGCGACAGAGataaaa GTTCCTGGGGAGGCATCTGAAACAGACAGTGATGGTGAGGAGGAGCAGACCGACCGAGCCTCCTCACTGATCCAGGAGAGCGCCCACATACTCAGGAGAGACCTGCCTCCTCTTATTGTAGTCAGAGACCATCCTGATATACAGTCCATAGTGGAAGACCGGCCAAGtcccacacacagaccacaaG gtGACACGCTTTTACAACAGAAGCTGCAGGAATCGAACAGTCGGCTGTATTCTGACATTGGACAGATGGTACGGCAGGTTTATGGCAGTGCCAGTAGAGAG GTTTACAGTGCAACAGCTCAGCTAAATACTTCGCAGAGTGCCATCATCAATGCGTCCCACAGCATCAGATTAATCCTGGATGACCTGAAGGCTGTCTCCGAAAAGATTGACATCATCACCAGCTGTCAAATACTGCCCGATATTAACatcaataatcaaaataatCACACTACTCCTGTaccctaa